One part of the Salmo salar chromosome ssa10, Ssal_v3.1, whole genome shotgun sequence genome encodes these proteins:
- the LOC106613967 gene encoding flavin-containing monooxygenase 5, translating into MSRRVCVIGGGSSGLTSIKSCLDEGLEPTCFESSDDIGGLWRFKENPEADRASIYHSVIINTSKEMMCFSDFPIPAHFPNYMHNSLIMDYFRMYAEHFQLTKHIRFQIRVLQVKPRPDFSRSGQWDVETENKKGEKEKHIFDAVMICIGHHCHPNLPLHDFPGIDTFKGQYFHSRDYKTAEEWRGKRVVVIGIGNSGGDIAVELSRVTKQVFLSTRRGAWILNRVGQEGVPIDFQLNRRVLKMVQSVLPFGLVCRLGENKVNQRFNHSLYSLQPKHRLFSQHPTVNDELPNRILSGTVQVKPNIRRIQGSSIEFDDGTMEDNIDLVVFATGYNFSFPFLPSSMLPVSGNKANLYKYMFLPGLERPTLAVIGLVQPLGAIMPISEMQARWATRVFKGLNTLPSMDCMLKDIKHKEETIAKRYVTSQRHTIQVEYIDYMDQIAYQVGVRPSLLGLLLRDPGVWLRVLLGPCTPYQYRLRGPGQWDGARQAILTTWDRMAGALKTRPSDIPEPKQSSLPLTLTMGAAALALGYYWNIHNHPSLLNALDPTTWQEKIKPYLPVLW; encoded by the exons atGTCACGGCGCGTGTGTGTGATTGGAGGGGGAAGTTCAGGTCTGACCAGCATCAAGAGCTGTCTGGATGAGGGTCTGGAGCCCACCTGCTTTGAGAGCAGTGACGACATCGGGGGACTGTGGAGGTTCAAG GAGAACCCAGAGGCTGACAGGGCCAGTATCTACCACTCTGTTATCATCAACACCTCCAAGGAGATGATGTGTTTCTCTGACTTTCCCATCCCAGCCCACTTCCCCAACTACATGCACAACTCCCTCATCATGGACTACTTCCGCATGTACGCCGAACACTTCCAACTCACCAAGCACATACGCTTCCAG ATCAGAGTCCTCCAGGTGAAGCCAAGACCAGACTTTTCTCGTTCGGGCCAGTGGGATGTGGAGACGGAGAAcaagaagggagagaaggagaaacatATCTTTGATGCTGTGATGATCTGTATAGGACACCACTGTCACCCCAACCTGCCTCTACACGATTTCCCAG GTATCGACACATTCAAGGGCCAGTACTTCCACAGTCGGGACTATAAGACGGCAGAGGAGTGGCGGGGGAAGAGGGTGGTGGTGATCGGCATCGGCAACTCTGGAGGAGACATCGCTGTGGAACTCAGCAGGGTCACCAAACAG gtattCCTCAGTACCAGGCGTGGGGCATGGATCCTCAACCGTGTGGGTCAAGAAGGGGTGCCCATCGACTTTCAATTGAACAG AAGGGTGTTAAAGATGGTCCAGTCTGTACTGCCCTTTGGCCTGGTCTGCAGACTGGGAGAGAACAAAGTCAACCAGAGATTCAACCACAGCCTCTACTCTCTACAGCCCAAACACAG GCTGTTCAGCCAGCACCCTACAGTGAATGATGAGCTGCCCAACCGGATCCTGTCTGGCACAGTGCAGGTCAAACCCAACATCCGCAGGATCCAGGGGTCCAGCATTGAGTTTGACGACGGAACCATGGAGGACAACATAGACTTGGTG GTGTTTGCCACTGGTTACAACTTCTCCTTCCCCTTCCTACCGTCCAGTATGCTGCCGGTTTCCGGTAACAAGGCCAATCTGTATAAGTACATGTTCCTTCCGGGGTTAGAGCGTCCCACACTGGCCGTTATAGGGCTGGTGCAGCCACTTGGAGCCATCATGCCCATCTCTGAAATGCAGGCCCGATGGGCCACCAGGGTCTTCAAAG GGCTGAATACTCTTCCCTCAATGGACTGCATGTTGAAGGACATTAAACACAAGGAGGAGACAATTGCCAAGAG GTATGTGACCTCCCAGAGACACACCATCCAGGTGGAATACATTGACTACATGGACCAGATAGCTTACCAGGTGGGGGTGCGTCCCAGCCTCCTAGGGTTGTTGCTGCGGGATCCTGGTGTGTGGCTGCGTGTGCTGCTGGGGCCATGCACCCCGTACCAGTACCGTCTGAGAGGGCCGGGACAGTGGGACGGGGCCCGACAG GCCATCCTGACTACGTGGGATCGGATGGCAGGAGCCCTGAAGACCAGGCCCTCGGACATCCCTGAGCCCAAGCAGAGTTCCCTACCCCTGACCCTAACCATGGGGGCTGCTGCCCTGGCTCTGGGGTACTACTGGAACATACACAACCACCCATCCCTCCTCAACGCCCTGGACCCCACCACCTGGCAGGAAAAGATCAAACCATACCTGCCAGTGTTGTGGTAA